In Methylobacterium aquaticum, the following are encoded in one genomic region:
- the pabB gene encoding aminodeoxychorismate synthase component I, protein MWSRLVTPLDPAAAAARLRGRQSGLALLDSAMRHDTLGRHSYLAADPFGRFRVRGGRAFWNGVPVPGAPLDALRAVLAPYRTEPDPGLPPFQGGAIGYLSYDFGACLERVTPPLRRAGLADDLAVNLYASVVAFDHRAGTCVLIATGFPETDPAARAAKAAADLDALEAALAEPEPAGEAGPVPPLDWRSNFTPDTYARAVDRVRDYIRAGDIYQANIAQRFEAALPPGFDAFAFYRRLRARNPAPFAAFLEIDGLTLASSSPERFLRLDGRAVETRPIKGTAPRSPDPAEDRARAEALVAHPKERAENVMIVDLLRNDLSRICAPHSVAVPTLCGLETYAGVHHLVSAVTGTLKDGADGLDLLAATFPGGSITGAPKLRAMDIITEIEGDAREAYCGAIGWIGFTGSLDTSIAIRTVMLDESRAVLQAGGGVTLLSDPEAEYHETLTKAERVFAAFAAGEGA, encoded by the coding sequence ATGTGGAGCCGCCTCGTCACCCCCCTCGATCCCGCCGCCGCCGCCGCCCGCCTGCGCGGCCGACAATCCGGGCTCGCGCTCCTCGACAGCGCGATGCGGCACGACACCCTCGGGCGCCACTCCTACCTCGCCGCCGACCCGTTCGGGCGCTTCCGGGTGCGCGGCGGCCGGGCGTTCTGGAACGGCGTCCCGGTGCCGGGCGCCCCTCTCGACGCGTTGCGCGCCGTGCTGGCGCCGTACCGCACCGAACCGGATCCCGGCCTGCCGCCGTTCCAGGGCGGGGCGATCGGCTACCTCTCCTATGATTTCGGCGCCTGCCTGGAGCGGGTGACGCCTCCCCTCCGCCGGGCCGGCCTCGCCGACGACCTCGCGGTCAACCTCTACGCCTCGGTCGTCGCCTTCGACCACCGGGCCGGCACCTGCGTGCTGATCGCCACCGGCTTCCCCGAGACCGACCCTGCCGCCCGCGCGGCAAAGGCCGCCGCCGATCTCGATGCCCTGGAGGCCGCGCTCGCCGAGCCAGAGCCGGCGGGCGAGGCCGGCCCGGTGCCTCCCCTCGACTGGCGCTCGAACTTCACGCCCGACACCTACGCAAGGGCGGTCGACCGGGTGCGGGACTACATCCGGGCCGGCGACATCTACCAGGCCAACATCGCCCAGCGCTTCGAGGCGGCTTTGCCGCCGGGCTTCGACGCCTTCGCGTTCTACCGCCGCCTGCGGGCGCGCAACCCGGCGCCGTTCGCGGCCTTTCTCGAAATCGATGGCCTCACCCTTGCGTCCTCCTCGCCCGAGCGCTTCCTGCGCCTCGACGGCCGCGCGGTCGAGACCCGGCCGATCAAGGGCACGGCGCCGCGCTCCCCCGACCCGGCCGAGGACCGGGCCCGGGCCGAGGCGCTGGTCGCCCACCCCAAGGAGCGGGCCGAGAACGTGATGATCGTCGACCTCCTGCGCAACGACCTGTCGCGGATCTGCGCCCCCCACAGCGTCGCGGTGCCCACCCTCTGCGGGCTCGAGACCTATGCCGGGGTCCACCACCTCGTCTCGGCGGTGACCGGCACGCTCAAGGACGGGGCGGACGGGCTCGATCTCCTCGCCGCGACCTTCCCGGGCGGCTCGATCACCGGGGCGCCGAAGCTGCGCGCCATGGACATCATCACGGAGATCGAGGGCGATGCCCGCGAGGCCTATTGCGGGGCGATCGGCTGGATCGGGTTTACCGGCAGCCTGGACACCAGCATCGCCATCCGCACGGTGATGCTCGACGAGAGCCGGGCCGTGCTCCAGGCCGGGGGCGGGGTCACGCTGCTGTCGGACCCGGAGGCCGAGTACCACGAGACCCTG